One Candidatus Binataceae bacterium DNA window includes the following coding sequences:
- a CDS encoding RDD family protein, which translates to MNHTPNDESGPLHSFLSPEAVRLDLPVSGPAPRMLAYAIDFVLVGIILILLLVFVFESIPLGARLEHWIRAEILDAARKLAAAKRSSPQPVQIPGLLMAFFLLAQFLVEMGYFIFWEMVSGGRSPGKYFVQLRVVKENGAPIDIRSSVVRNVMRLVDMLPAEYLIGLLSILFSPSAQRLGDHVAGTIVVRLDRPEAAGDMPQLVDATPIVLTREQIARLGPREVQLMRRVLRRAYQTPSTAREALLSEVAHAMRQRLDLPESPGLSALDFLRGVLAAAERASRR; encoded by the coding sequence ATGAATCATACACCGAACGACGAATCCGGTCCCCTCCATAGCTTCCTGTCGCCCGAGGCGGTTCGGCTCGACCTGCCGGTTTCAGGCCCTGCGCCGCGGATGCTCGCCTATGCGATCGACTTCGTGCTCGTCGGGATAATTCTCATTCTTCTGCTGGTATTCGTGTTCGAGAGCATCCCGTTGGGCGCGAGGCTCGAGCATTGGATACGAGCCGAAATCCTCGACGCCGCACGCAAGCTGGCCGCGGCGAAGCGATCGTCACCGCAGCCGGTGCAGATCCCGGGATTGCTGATGGCGTTTTTTCTATTGGCGCAGTTTCTCGTCGAAATGGGCTACTTCATTTTCTGGGAGATGGTCAGTGGGGGGCGGTCGCCCGGCAAGTATTTCGTGCAGCTCCGCGTCGTGAAGGAGAACGGCGCACCGATCGACATTCGCAGCTCGGTGGTGCGCAACGTGATGCGCCTCGTCGACATGCTCCCCGCCGAGTACCTGATCGGACTCTTGTCGATACTTTTTTCGCCCAGCGCGCAGCGTCTCGGCGATCATGTCGCCGGCACGATCGTCGTGAGGCTCGATCGCCCGGAAGCCGCCGGCGACATGCCGCAGCTCGTTGACGCCACGCCGATAGTGCTGACGCGCGAACAGATCGCGCGGCTCGGTCCGCGCGAGGTCCAGCTGATGAGGCGCGTCCTGCGCCGCGCGTATCAAACACCCTCGACGGCGCGCGAGGCGCTGCTCAGTGAAGTCGCTCATGCGATGCGCCAGCGGCTGGATCTGCCCGAGTCGCCGGGGCTGAGCGCCTTGGACTTTTTGCGTGGCGTACTCGCAGCCGCCGAGCGCGCATC
- a CDS encoding stage II sporulation protein M — MQITRTRQAREQLEALLDRVERIVGTLSFDDSRELARLYRISSAQLAAMRMHAADPDAIRYLNALCVRAYTRLQVAPPHERRLQDFFFAGMPKVLAATAWLQGIVAVVMLTGVIAGAAIVAENPAVASYCVPASFYPAGRLATLIDSPKARADFLERKPMALGFKSFFSAALFVHNVSVGLLAFASGMLAGIPTLIFVFYNGLSLGAFAWIFSRDSLRLVFWAWLLPHAIPELLGVTLCATAGLLLGRAIVAPGRESTSRALKSAAQPALEMVAASVPLLIAAAIIESFLRQSMLSTAARFGAAAIALGAIGSYVRYVWKLSRMPPPPDLRWLVRSTPPREPRDSDSAPARSPARDRDPAPGRRSAGPAPAPPHAP; from the coding sequence ATGCAGATAACACGAACCCGACAGGCGCGTGAACAACTCGAGGCGCTGCTCGACCGCGTCGAGCGCATCGTCGGTACCCTGTCTTTTGACGACAGCCGCGAGCTCGCCCGCCTCTACCGCATTTCGAGCGCGCAACTGGCCGCGATGCGCATGCATGCGGCCGATCCCGACGCGATCCGCTATCTCAACGCCCTCTGCGTCCGCGCGTACACGCGCCTGCAGGTTGCGCCCCCACACGAACGGAGGCTACAGGATTTCTTTTTCGCCGGGATGCCGAAAGTGCTGGCCGCGACGGCCTGGCTACAAGGGATCGTCGCGGTCGTGATGCTGACCGGGGTGATCGCCGGCGCCGCAATCGTAGCTGAGAATCCTGCCGTCGCTTCGTATTGCGTGCCGGCCTCGTTCTATCCGGCAGGACGCCTCGCGACCTTGATCGACTCGCCCAAGGCGCGCGCCGATTTTCTCGAACGCAAGCCGATGGCGCTTGGTTTCAAGTCGTTCTTTTCGGCGGCGCTCTTCGTGCACAACGTGAGCGTCGGCCTGCTCGCGTTCGCAAGCGGCATGCTGGCTGGAATTCCGACGTTGATATTTGTTTTTTACAATGGGCTATCGCTCGGCGCGTTCGCGTGGATTTTCTCGCGCGATTCGCTGCGGCTCGTGTTCTGGGCGTGGCTCCTGCCGCATGCGATTCCGGAGCTGCTGGGCGTGACACTTTGTGCTACCGCAGGTCTGCTCCTCGGGCGGGCGATCGTCGCGCCTGGACGCGAATCAACTTCTCGCGCACTCAAATCCGCGGCACAACCTGCGCTCGAGATGGTCGCGGCGTCGGTGCCGCTGCTGATTGCCGCCGCAATAATCGAAAGTTTTTTGCGGCAGTCGATGCTGTCGACCGCGGCCCGCTTTGGAGCTGCCGCGATCGCGCTCGGCGCGATCGGAAGCTACGTGCGCTACGTCTGGAAGCTGAGCCGGATGCCACCGCCGCCCGATCTTCGATGGCTGGTCAGATCAACGCCGCCTCGCGAACCGCGAGATAGCGATTCAGCACCGGCGCGGTCACCTGCGCGGGATCGAGATCCAGCACCTGGGCGCCGCAGCGCCGGACCCGCGCCAGCACCGCCTCACGCTCCGTGA
- a CDS encoding MoxR family ATPase, which translates to MSNDKLSRDTAWVAEVFASLRAAVGAAVIGQDEAVRLSFVTLLCSGHSLYEGVPGVAKTLLVRTLASTLGIRFGRIQCTPDLMPSDMIGTSVFYANSGEFRFRPGPVFADLLLVDEINRAPAKTQAAMLEAMQERCVTVDGATYPLGEWFTVLATQNPVEQEGTYPLPEAEIDRFLFKINIGYPAESDELRLVALHHAQPTLTEGSAPIIAADDLARARKIVDATTLRDEILGYAVSLVRATRQHPSIAVGASPRAAVWMVRAAKAVAALEGREFVLPEDVQAVIRPTLCHRVILEPGAEVEGMTPSDAIDEVARSVAVPH; encoded by the coding sequence ATGAGCAACGACAAGCTTAGCCGCGATACCGCCTGGGTGGCCGAAGTGTTCGCATCGTTGCGCGCCGCCGTCGGCGCCGCGGTAATCGGCCAGGATGAAGCCGTCCGCTTATCATTTGTAACCTTGTTGTGTTCGGGGCACAGCCTCTACGAAGGCGTCCCGGGGGTCGCCAAGACTCTGCTGGTGCGCACGCTCGCATCGACACTCGGCATCCGCTTCGGGCGAATCCAATGTACGCCCGACCTGATGCCGAGCGACATGATCGGCACCTCGGTTTTTTACGCGAACTCCGGCGAATTCCGCTTTCGGCCGGGTCCCGTGTTCGCCGACCTGCTCCTCGTCGACGAGATCAACCGTGCGCCGGCTAAGACGCAGGCCGCCATGCTCGAAGCGATGCAGGAGCGGTGCGTCACGGTGGATGGCGCCACGTACCCGCTTGGAGAATGGTTCACCGTGCTCGCGACGCAAAATCCCGTCGAGCAGGAGGGGACCTATCCGTTGCCGGAAGCCGAGATCGATCGCTTTCTGTTCAAGATAAATATCGGATATCCGGCTGAGAGCGACGAGCTGCGTCTCGTGGCGCTTCATCATGCGCAGCCCACGTTGACAGAAGGATCGGCGCCGATAATCGCCGCCGACGATCTCGCGCGTGCGCGCAAAATCGTGGATGCAACAACTCTGCGCGATGAGATCCTTGGCTACGCGGTCTCGCTCGTGCGAGCGACGCGCCAGCATCCGTCGATCGCGGTCGGCGCCTCGCCGCGCGCCGCGGTCTGGATGGTGCGGGCGGCGAAAGCCGTCGCCGCGCTCGAAGGGCGCGAGTTCGTCCTGCCCGAGGATGTGCAGGCCGTCATCCGGCCGACGCTATGCCATCGCGTGATACTCGAGCCGGGCGCCGAGGTCGAAGGCATGACGCCGAGCGACGCGATCGACGAAGTGGCGCGCAGCGTGGCCGTGCCTCATTGA
- a CDS encoding DUF4350 domain-containing protein translates to MIRLPKSFLFSAALLALMLLALNLWLQRNTFIERSSTSLGTGPSGYKGAFELLQELDFTVARSYQLTQQVPPTKTLWFIAPDFLSESAPGFQADVDDLTSWFEAGGVAVVTGDGASDWKRLNLDEKLAVGSRTTIVAGAMLPRSRVLATGGLLHFKHAGQGNSVLLTADGEPFAIEVKVGAGRLIAIADGGFLLNSNIADSDASLLLVDLARHFGPPVFDEHAHGLAEPSSPAALLLHPRLAAAIVFILMTAILWILEQRSIPPRTLADDDSVAPSLDTFVDSLAELYRRARDPRAAYRAYRSNFLRRARQRLSRGLEVSEPAAIKRILRDKTLPDDARHWLTSTELPSTEASFVRAVRALESCSGPTHEQRQA, encoded by the coding sequence ATGATCCGTCTGCCGAAGTCCTTTCTTTTCTCGGCTGCGCTTCTCGCCCTGATGCTGCTCGCGCTGAATCTCTGGCTGCAGCGCAACACCTTTATCGAACGATCGAGCACGAGCCTCGGTACGGGCCCGAGCGGATACAAGGGCGCCTTCGAGCTGTTGCAGGAACTCGATTTTACCGTCGCGCGCTCGTATCAGCTCACGCAGCAGGTGCCGCCAACGAAGACGTTGTGGTTTATAGCGCCCGACTTTCTGAGTGAATCCGCGCCCGGATTCCAGGCCGACGTCGATGATCTGACGAGCTGGTTCGAGGCTGGCGGCGTTGCCGTCGTTACGGGTGACGGCGCCAGCGACTGGAAGCGGCTGAATCTGGACGAGAAGCTGGCTGTCGGCAGCAGGACGACGATCGTCGCGGGCGCGATGCTGCCTCGTTCGCGCGTTCTCGCGACCGGCGGCCTGCTTCACTTCAAGCACGCGGGGCAGGGAAATAGTGTGCTGCTGACCGCGGATGGCGAACCTTTTGCTATTGAAGTTAAAGTCGGCGCGGGCCGATTGATCGCGATCGCCGACGGCGGGTTTTTGCTCAATTCGAATATTGCTGATAGCGATGCCAGCCTGCTGCTGGTCGATCTTGCGCGGCACTTTGGCCCGCCCGTCTTCGACGAGCATGCTCACGGCCTCGCCGAGCCGAGCTCGCCGGCGGCGTTGCTGTTACATCCCCGCCTCGCCGCCGCGATCGTCTTCATCCTGATGACTGCGATTCTCTGGATTCTCGAGCAGCGCTCGATACCGCCGCGCACACTGGCCGACGATGATAGCGTAGCACCCTCGCTCGACACGTTCGTTGACTCGCTCGCCGAGCTCTATCGCCGGGCGCGCGATCCGCGCGCTGCTTATCGTGCGTATCGGTCGAACTTTCTACGTCGCGCGCGTCAGCGTCTCTCGCGGGGTCTGGAGGTTTCGGAGCCGGCGGCGATTAAGCGCATCCTTCGTGATAAAACTTTGCCCGATGATGCGCGCCATTGGCTGACGAGTACGGAGTTGCCGTCCACCGAGGCATCTTTCGTACGCGCCGTGCGCGCGCTGGAATCCTGTTCAGGCCCGACGCATGAGCAACGACAAGCTTAG